The Brassica oleracea var. oleracea cultivar TO1000 chromosome C6, BOL, whole genome shotgun sequence genomic interval CACAATTGTCAGTTTCTCATCATATATATTAAAATAAATTAATTTAAGATAATTATAAAATTTTCGAACATAATCTAGTATATACTAAATCTCTATAGTTGTATAAGATAAAAAATTTCTTCCAAATTTTCAATTTTAACAAATTATAGAGTAGTTTACAAGAGCATCAGCTTTTCTTATCTTTAGAAGATTCTTCCTAGATAGTAGTATAACTAAGTGGTTATCCACAATTTTGCAGATAAAAATAGTTAAGAGAAAAATTAAAATATAAGAGTATATATGTCTATATATATATATATATATATATATTGATAGGAGATCTCAAAAATTTTCTGGATCCAAAGATTAATCACACAAAGACTTGCATCCAGGTACACAGCTAATCCATCAATATAGTACGTCTAAGTGGTCAAAGTGAATCAAACCAAGATCGGAAGCTTCAGCTTGAGCCCTTTTACCACTAAGCCAAGACAACTTGGTTAGCTTTATTACTTAATTAGCGATTAAACTGGAAATGATTTCATATATATATATATATATATATATATATATATATATATATATTTCAAAGTTGTAACATATGGACATACATATAATATATTTAGTGGTTTGTGATAATATTTTTATTATAGAACTATCAAGATTATAATGAATTACGACTCAATTTACAATATGGTTATAAAATCATCTAATCTACCAAAATAGAACTATACTATAGAATAACTTTTATTTTACGTGTTATTTACAAAATATGCTATTAAAATCTAGAATTTTATTAAAGATAACAACATCAAATCAATTCTAGTTAATTCAAAATATATTGTCATATCTTTTAATTTGATTATAAATATTTATTTTTCATTGCAACAAAATCTTATAAATTTTATAAATTTTTATTATATATGTTTTGTAAACGATTAAATATGTAAATAATTTAAAATATATTTAAAATACATTTATTTAAATTTTTTAAAAAATCATATCTTATAATTGAATAAGTTAATATACTAATTATTTTAAAGATTATGCAAATAAATAACATACATTTATGTTTTCAAATAAACTTATTTTAAAGATTAAGTAATTAAAAAAATATAATGAAAATGGTATTAATAAATTCAGTCCTAAAGTTTTGATTGTATGTTGTTTGTTCTTGTTGTTTCCGCTGTAAGTTAGAGCCTAATTTTCTCCAATTAGCTTAAATTACATATAACTCTTTTGGATTTTCTTTTAGGGCGGAATAATCTATGTTTAATCAAAAAAGTTTCTGAAAGCTAAAATATTGAAATTAAAGTGATCTAACTTGATAAAAATAAGTACTAAAATATTAAAAATTAATGGTTTACCATTGTAGATTTTTTACTGTGGTTTTTTACATCAAACATTTAAAATATTTAGATCAACATGAGGAAAAAATATTGCAATTATAAAAACACTAAAACAGTAACAAATTTATTTAGTATTATTAAATAAGTATTACAATAAGTATAACTCTACGTTTTGGAATATGACTTATCATTTTTCATCTATAAAGATTCATTCCTAACTATAACTATGTTTTTTCTTAATGTAATCATTTTTTGAATGTACATACATTTTTATATGGTTTCAAACAAATCATTACCAAAGTAGATCTCTTAGCTTCATAAATTACATTATAAATTTAATAAATGATTAGACATGTATCTTATTTGGTATTGATATGTATTTGTAATTTTATTACAACAAATCTATAAATAGAATATAGACTTTTAATATTATCAATAAATGAATATAGCTGTCCGTAAGATATTTTTGCAACACATGTATTTTCCCAAGTGCCATTATATAAAATGTGGCAAATAAAATTTACAAAATGAGTTTCCATGCGATATCGTACGAGTTCATTTTGGTTCATTTTTGTAAAATGAGTTCCCGTGCGATATCGTACGGGTTCCTAACCTAATATATACAAATACATTCCCGAGTTTATAGGAAAGTTTACATAATAAAAATATGACTCAATCTTAGTATATGGGATCTTAACATATCCCAATAGTGTTTCGTCTTCTAAAACGAAAGGATTAACTTAGACCCTGCAGATGAGGCATATCTAGGACTGTTGCCAATAGGATTCATATGGTTTGTGGATGAAGTACCTTCTTCAATCTTACCTAGTTATATTAATAGTTAAGAAATATAATTATATTATAATATTTTCTTAAAATTTGACCACTAATAAAAAACAAGTCTCTCTGTTGTTTCTGAAGAGTTTCTTATAATTTTTTTTTAAAAAAGAAAAATGTTTTCCATTTTTTTTATTAAGTTTTATTTTTTAATAACTGAGATAACCAGAACCTCTTTTGGAGGTGGTCTAAGGATATAACTTTTTTTAAGAGACAGTTGTTTATAACTCTTGCATACAGAACATATTCCATATATACATGTTATATATGGTTGTGTACTTCGATAAGGTACAAATTTTTAAACTTGATATTTTAAAATAATTTTTTTAGAGGTTGACCCCCAAAAATACTTTCCATATCTATTGCAGTTACAATTTGTAATTATTTTCCATATTTTCATGCATTTAGATAGATGTAAGACATCGAATTCAAAAGAAATCAACCCCTAGTGTGGATATTAGCCATAAGGTAATTTCGAAGTGCGTTGGAGCCTGGAGGTTTTGGTAGGTTAGGGACAAGCACTAAGAAACATGATAGGACATGAGAAAGTAAAAAAAAAAGAATAACAATTCCTAGGGTTTGATTTTCGTTGACGTGAGATATGGAAATGGAAAAGTTGCTGTGGAGGTTTGTCGAAGTCTCATTGGTTCTCAGTGAGTTTATAGCTTGTATACCCCGAAGAAAGTTCCTTTCTTTATAAACGTTTTGCAACAACGTGTTGCCAAAAAAAAAACCTTTTGCAACAAATATGTCGATGGAGGAATTCAATATATATGATACGAATAAAGTACTACTAGATCTTGTCGGGATAAGCCTTTTACCCTTTTTTCAAGATTCTTTATAGTTAGAAATTAGATTAACAGACGAGAAAGTTACATGAATTAGGAATTTGAAATCAACCAAAATGAGCTTTCATACGTTCCATTTAAACGGTTGACGTAGTATTATCTTTGTTTGTTTTTTGGTAAACCATGGTGTTTGGCCCCTTGACCTTTAATCACTCTAGGGTTAGGCCTTAAACCTCTATATCTCTTTACTTTGTCTTTCAAAACTCTATGACTTTCTTTTAAAAAAAAAAAACTCTATGACTTTCAGTAGTCACGGCTTGTATCATTTTCATGGATTTAGAAATAATACCCTTTACCACAAAAAAGAACTTTATGTCCCATGTGAAAGATCAAACTTGGGTCACAAGTCAGTTTGCCGGTTCTCTATCAATGGGATAGTACTAGCTTTGATATACACTTAACGCAATTGAAGTATATGGATTTGAATAGAGCATTCAATGAAAACTTGAAAGTGGAAATCCTATGGAAATTACCACTGACCTATTTGAACGTAGAAATAAAGAAACTATAAGTAAAATTCATAATAATTGGGAATTTAAGTTGGAATCTAAAATATCTAAAATTTGAGTAAGATATGAATTGTTTCTAATGTGACTTGGATTACATTTTTAATGAAAAAATAAAAACAGAAGATTATTGTCCCGTAATTAGATAAGTTGATTCAAGCTGAGTGACCAAAACATGCCCCTTTCTCCGTTCGAGTTTAACAAATTGATTGCTTGTATTTAGACACAATCCAAGCAAAATATCTATGATTTTCAATCAAGACACAATCCAAGCGTGATCGTTTTAGTTCATTTTTATAAGTCGTGGGCCCTCAAAAGTCATCCTTTTGCAACTGAAGTGGCCTGGTTTTTTTTTTTCTTTTTTTTTGCTAAAAATTGAAGTGGCCTGATGACCCAATAAAACTTAAAACATAACTAGTGCAAGTACGTCTTGGATGGAAGACACTCAAAGTGAACCAGCGCACAAGACTGTCCTACCATTTTCAGAACACATTACGACGCAAAAGTGGTTAATAGAGATGTATAATTCTTGTCGATCTCTCATTCGTTGCTTCATCGCCTCTTCCTTTTTTTGTTTTCACCAACGTCTGCCTGCGTGTATGTTACATATCCTGTGTATAATATATGGACTCTGCGAATATGCCACAACTAGAAGTCTAGAAGGCCCGATAAAATAGCTAAGGGTAATTAGCCGAGGGCCATAAATTTTTTTTCAATACTCACTAGAGGGCCACCGGCAAACCTTAATACCTAAACCAATTCATAGTCTTAAACTGAGCGATAACTTAAATAGTTAATACCCGAATTGGGCAAAATAAATATTGGCCACCATCTCAAATATGATGCGGAGAAAATTAATAACACAAATGACGTGGAAAATCAAAATAGCACAAAAATAACAATTGAAAATTTCAAAAAAGCAACTATAGCACTAAACTGACGTAAAAAAAAACTATAGCACTTAACAACTAAATTCCCGCTCTTGCAACCTCATCTCATCGTAGAACTTTTTGATGAATCTCTCCGCCTTCAAGTCAATCGAATCATCTTCACTGAAGTAATCGAAGGATTGCCAAATATCCCTTGATGAAGAAGAAATTCCGTGGACACAATGAAGAGGCTCCATCTCCATCCAATTGTGTGTTATTGTATCAACAATATGCTCGTCACTAGACCGACCGATGCACCGTGAAAGAAACAATAAACTGAAAATGTGTTTAATACCCAACCTAGATATGCGGTTTCGCTTCCTACGGTATGAGATAACAGATGTGCGTAGAGGTGAGAACTGAGACTCTTGAAGAAACTTGTAGTTGTATTGTTGAAGGAGCTTGACCCGCTTGGCTGATCTTCTTTGTTTTATAGGAAGCTTGAGTCTTGGGATGATTGGTCTTCTCAAGATTGAGACTTTTAGTATATTTGAGACTCTCTGAAAAATGGGCCTTCTTCTTTGGAACATTTTGATTGAAAGTTTATGGTTTTTCTTGGCCAATAAAAGGTTTCTTAGAAGGAACATTAATGTTCAAGATTTATAACAGATGAAAAGTTTTGAGTTCTTAGATCTATTCAGGAGCGTCAATCCAACACGTGAAAAAGTCATGGTCGGTTGTCCTTTTTACAACCTACTTTCTCAATTATATGTGTTATGTATTAAGTAGCCGTTGGAGGAACTTTTTGCTATATAGTTTATGTTGTTATTTAAAGATAAATGGTAAACTAATACCTTCCTTTTCATATATAAAGTCCCTTTTGCCTTTGCTATAAGTATTCTCTCCTCAAGATATCTATATTGACAAAATTGGTAAACCCAGTTTGTTATATAGCCTATCTTCTTTCAAATCAAAAATATTTGGAAAAATTATACCCAAGAACAAATATATTGTTTCTCTTTCTCAATCATCATTTTATTGTCAATGAGTATATTCGTTTTGGTCTTTTTCAATTTATTTTGGCAAATCAATATATTAATATCGAAAGTGCTAAAACATAATACAAAATATATCATTAAAATTATATAAGAATTGAAATATAGACAAAGAAATGAATTATAACCGTGCCTTCAAGTTTTACTGGACGGGGATACTTTTTTTTTTGAAATTAGAACATTATATCATTCGATAATTAAATGGTGGAGTCGAACTTCCATACTTATGATTCACAAAAATAGTAACGCTATTATCTAAGCTAACTATAAGTTATCTTAAAATAAATTTATAAATGATATAAAAACACTGGCGAAGATTCTTTGTAAATCAGATATATGAATAACATGTTTTTGCAATATACCTAGAGGAGATTAGAAGATGTAAGAAAATAGTCAGCATTTTCGTGATCACACATGTACCTTAAACAGCTAAACTCAAAATAAAAGGATGAACAATTTTGCACGCCGTGTCTGGAGTCAATGGTTCCATGGACACAGTTCTTGATTTGGTTTTTGATTGAATCTATTTTATTGATGACAAAAAAGCCCTGTTCAAAAACGCGGCCGCCTGACCGCCTAAGCGTCCGAGTAGGCGCGATTCGGACATCACCCGCGGCGATTTTGGTATAATCGCCCAAAAACTCAGACTCAAATTACTCGGCCCATTAACCAACTAATCGGCTCATTTACCGATTAATCGGCCCGGTCATATAGACCTTAATAATAAATTGTGAAGTATATGTCAGGCTTTAGAAGAAATCCGAAGCCCAATTATCTTATCCTTTTCAAAATATGTGAACTCTATTATATAGAGTAAGATTTTGCAGCTCTTTTCCTCCACAATCGATGTGGGACTTCTGTAAATCAATACAAATAATGCGAAAATAATAAATTGCACGGGGGAGTTCGAACCCGGGTTACTCGGCCTAAGAACATGTGACATTACCACTGAGAAACAGCAATGTTTTGCTACTTGTACGCAAATGTTAATATATATACACATATACATATATGAATATTCAAAAACTAGTCTAGATTAATTTGTTTTTCAATTGTATGGTATTAACATATGCTAATAATTAATTTTGTTTTTCAAAAAAATATCACATTCTAGTATATTTATATTTTATATTTAATTTAAATATAATAATAAATAAAATAATAATTAAACTAGGTCCCGCGTATACCCCGATTAATCCCGATTTTCTGGTCAAAAAAGTGACCAAAACAATATTCCATAATAAAAAAAAAGAAAACAGATTACGAGGCTATGACTTGTTTGTTATACAGTGATAAACAAGATATATTAGTACTTGCTTCAGTTACTACAAAACTAACATGCTCGTTACCTTATGCACCAAGTTAAATTTTTTTTGTAGACGGTTAATTATGCTATTACAAACTATGATAAATATTACAAGACGATTCTACAGCCAATAATTCTATCTGGTCTATGAGGGTTCACGTCTGACGGCAATTATCCTCAGCCGTCCTATGAGATCCATGTTTGATGGTACTTTTTGCGCCATGCCGAAAATCTCCTATATGATTTTTTTCCATAAATCTGCATAATTCGCTTTTGTTGGGATTCGAAACCCAGATCTCCTAGTGTAGAAGCATTAATGAACTTTTAATCAAACCAATAAACCACTGGATTAAAGGGGTTTGCACGTGCAAGTAAGTTTGAAGGCAATATGTCTAATTAACCTTAATAAACCCCTAATAAATAAATAAATAAAATCTGTAATGCAAGTAAGCCCAGAATTAACTGTAAACGGTGAGGCCCAAGATAAACCCGAGTTACGATCTGTGAGATTAGGCGGTGGGTTAAGATCAACGGCTGTAGTGACAGTGTCAAACAATCGGACGGTTGATATGCTTTATCACTCGCATATAAAAAGAAACTTCCTTCTCCGTTCTCTCTTGCAGCGTAGCATCCACAACAAATATCGAAAGCAAGAGAGAAGAAGATATACGTAGAGACTAGAGACGATCAATGGTGTTACCTGGTGAGGGAGACCGGAAGCATGAGAGACCGACGAAGAAGGCTCTCCACAATTTCAGGTTCTCTAACTTGAATTGGGGAACTCAGCAAACTATGAGGTGCGTGAAGGTCGAACCTCACGGTGGTTCAGGCGGGGAGGAAGGGATCGAAGAGTTTAGGGAGAAGATGATGTTGGACATTAAAACGGTGAGAGAATCTATTTTTAGAGAACACAAAGAGGAGGAAGAGGACACGAACGAGAAAGATGAATCAGAACAGCCGAAGAAGGAAAGGGAGGTTTCTCCGCCGGAAGAGACGGCGGAGGTGAAGAGGTGGAATTTAAGAAAGAGAAGAGGAGACTGTGAGGATTCGTTTATAGAATTAGGGTTTGGGTTTTTCGAGGAGAAAGTGAATACGTCGTCGATAAGGTCCACTTTCATCTCGACGCTAACGAAGAAAGAGGTGGAAGATGATATGATGATGATGATGGGTAAAGCACCACCGCGACGACCCAAGAAACGTCCCAGAGCGGTTCAGAAAAAGATCAATGTATGTCCCAACTCTTCTTCTTCTTTGATATTGATACAGTTTTTCGAATTTTGATTTTGATTTTTTATTCTTTGCTTTTTTGTTTACATGGCTACAGTTGCTGCATCCAGCTTTTTATTTTAGTGAGGAAGTTGCTGAAGATATCTACAATGTCTCGGATGCCGCCGAGAAGGTGAAGAAGGTATCATCTTTCACAATCCCATGATTTGATTTTCTGACCTATTTCGTATTGTAAGTAATCATGCATATTTGTTTACTAATTCTGTAGAGATGATGGTGACGATGATGATGGATGGTTCTAGTTGAGGGTTTTTTTTTTTGCTGACTTGTGGAGTCTCTTAAAGTT includes:
- the LOC106299674 gene encoding uncharacterized protein LOC106299674 yields the protein MVLPGEGDRKHERPTKKALHNFRFSNLNWGTQQTMRCVKVEPHGGSGGEEGIEEFREKMMLDIKTVRESIFREHKEEEEDTNEKDESEQPKKEREVSPPEETAEVKRWNLRKRRGDCEDSFIELGFGFFEEKVNTSSIRSTFISTLTKKEVEDDMMMMMGKAPPRRPKKRPRAVQKKINLLHPAFYFSEEVAEDIYNVSDAAEKVKKR
- the LOC106299637 gene encoding uncharacterized protein LOC106299637, which gives rise to MFQRRRPIFQRVSNILKVSILRRPIIPRLKLPIKQRRSAKRVKLLQQYNYKFLQESQFSPLRTSVISYRRKRNRISRLGIKHIFSLLFLSRCIGRSSDEHIVDTITHNWMEMEPLHCVHGISSSSRDIWQSFDYFSEDDSIDLKAERFIKKFYDEMRLQEREFSC